In a single window of the Dinghuibacter silviterrae genome:
- a CDS encoding SusC/RagA family TonB-linked outer membrane protein, translated as MKSRGLLMVILAALCLSLKAQQSAQVKGSVMSERNEFLHGVTVKVDDPSGKPVATVLTDEKGVFTVKVLQAGTRYDFSFSYVGFEPKKVKGFLVNAGENNAFLVRMKPQTADMSEVIVVGYGTAKKIDVTGAVDQISGKEVDKRPVANVFEGLQGLSPGLNITYSGGAPGKTPTFNIRGIGSINGGSPLIVIDGIAGTSDDLLRLNPSDIASFSILRDAASAAIYGARAAFGVIIVTTKEGAKGKQVISYNAYVSSSKPTVLPDPVTDPYIYARILQESTDNTPWQYIKFSDYQYQWAKDRSDDPSIAGTRLDPNNPTQWTYMGNNNWYDYFFNHSSMSFNHSLSISGSGETAKKLPFGYYLSADYTKENGLDKLAKDDWERYAIKARVNFSPLKWLKLDNNLNIYQTITSNPSTALTDVYYLRPIDQAVNPDGTWANSGPGTLAAQLVDGGRNQQNVFGFQNIARATASFLNGDLQLTGDASVKMEQWKYNDNYNPYYIGYGPNDIREEGAPGSVTEKDGTLINDIYDVYANYNKVLGKHSIRLLAGYNQESYTYSTVQSERDGLITASLPYIGLTTGTNYVTPTYDAYATRSYFGRIGYSYMDRYILELNGRYDGSSRFPAADRWGFFPSVSGAWNVSKEGFFRKALNYVSTFKLRASYGSLGNQNVSSFGYMQELTTGLSPTLINGALQTVVEGAPALSVDPNNYTWEKVSTTNVGTDIGMLKDKVQVSFDYFVRNTTGMLGPTQPLPAVLGTSAPMQNSADMRTKGWEGAISYRDVYRVGNKPLGFGLRFTLSDSRSVITKYDNPQELFSNYRQGEQLGELWGLTNMGLFKSTDEIAKLDESAIVPWGALAIVPGWPKYKDLDGNQKIEVGLSAKDPKDLRIIGNTSPRFLFGFNINADYRGFDFSAFFQGVGKMDWYPHNYLYWGPFQQPYAGLYKWNLNFYRGTAESPAQRAGDSKSYIAAGLADQNLNSKYPVLESWLADNNYGAGLDIPQTGYLLNAAYLRVKNVTIGYTLPASMTNSYKISRLRFYFSGENLFEFSRIKQYVDPEAVNATNAFAYPFQRKYALGLNLDF; from the coding sequence ATGAAATCAAGAGGACTACTTATGGTAATCCTGGCAGCGCTGTGTCTGTCGCTCAAGGCCCAGCAGTCTGCGCAGGTAAAGGGCTCTGTCATGTCCGAGCGCAACGAATTTTTACACGGCGTTACCGTAAAAGTCGATGATCCTTCGGGAAAACCTGTGGCAACGGTACTGACGGACGAGAAAGGGGTCTTTACTGTCAAAGTACTACAGGCGGGGACCAGGTACGATTTTTCGTTTTCCTATGTGGGCTTCGAACCCAAGAAGGTAAAAGGCTTTCTCGTCAATGCGGGGGAAAACAACGCCTTCCTGGTAAGAATGAAGCCGCAAACGGCGGATATGAGCGAAGTGATTGTCGTGGGATATGGGACGGCAAAGAAGATCGATGTCACAGGCGCCGTAGACCAGATTTCCGGGAAAGAGGTGGACAAAAGACCGGTGGCCAACGTTTTTGAGGGATTGCAAGGGCTAAGTCCAGGCTTGAATATCACCTATTCCGGCGGTGCGCCGGGGAAGACGCCCACTTTCAATATCCGGGGGATCGGCTCCATCAATGGGGGATCGCCATTGATCGTCATCGATGGTATCGCCGGGACCTCTGATGACCTGCTGCGGTTGAACCCTTCCGATATCGCTTCCTTTTCCATCCTTCGGGACGCGGCGTCCGCCGCGATTTACGGGGCCCGGGCGGCGTTCGGGGTGATCATCGTCACGACCAAGGAGGGTGCGAAGGGTAAACAGGTGATCAGTTACAATGCCTATGTCAGCAGTTCCAAACCCACCGTATTGCCCGATCCGGTAACGGACCCGTATATCTATGCCAGGATCCTGCAGGAATCGACCGATAATACGCCCTGGCAATATATCAAGTTCTCGGACTACCAATACCAATGGGCGAAAGACCGCTCGGATGACCCCAGCATTGCGGGCACACGCCTGGATCCCAATAATCCCACCCAGTGGACATATATGGGGAATAATAACTGGTATGACTATTTTTTCAACCACAGCAGTATGTCCTTTAACCACAGCTTGTCCATCAGTGGATCGGGCGAAACGGCGAAAAAGCTGCCTTTCGGTTATTACCTCTCCGCCGACTACACCAAGGAAAATGGCCTGGACAAGCTGGCAAAGGATGATTGGGAAAGGTATGCCATAAAGGCCAGGGTGAATTTCTCCCCCTTAAAATGGTTGAAACTGGACAATAACCTCAATATTTACCAGACCATTACTTCCAATCCCTCTACGGCGCTGACCGACGTGTATTACCTGCGGCCGATCGACCAGGCGGTAAACCCGGACGGAACGTGGGCCAATTCGGGGCCGGGCACGCTTGCCGCCCAATTGGTGGATGGCGGCCGCAACCAGCAAAACGTGTTCGGCTTCCAGAATATAGCGAGGGCCACGGCCAGCTTTCTGAACGGAGACCTGCAACTGACCGGCGACGCCAGTGTGAAAATGGAGCAATGGAAATACAATGACAATTACAATCCCTATTATATAGGCTACGGACCCAACGACATCCGGGAGGAAGGCGCACCAGGTTCGGTTACGGAGAAGGACGGTACGTTGATCAACGACATTTACGACGTGTATGCCAACTACAATAAGGTATTGGGAAAACATTCGATCAGGCTGCTTGCCGGCTATAACCAGGAAAGCTATACCTACAGCACCGTTCAATCCGAACGGGATGGCCTGATCACCGCCTCGCTGCCCTATATCGGGCTCACCACGGGGACAAACTATGTAACCCCGACCTATGATGCGTATGCCACCAGGAGCTATTTCGGAAGGATCGGCTATTCCTATATGGATAGGTATATCCTGGAATTAAACGGCCGTTATGACGGGTCTTCCCGCTTCCCCGCCGCGGATCGCTGGGGTTTCTTTCCTTCCGTATCGGGCGCCTGGAACGTCAGCAAGGAGGGTTTTTTTAGAAAGGCACTGAATTACGTCTCTACCTTTAAACTCCGCGCCTCCTACGGCAGCCTTGGCAACCAGAACGTCTCCAGTTTCGGCTATATGCAGGAATTGACCACCGGCCTTTCCCCGACCCTCATCAACGGGGCCCTGCAAACCGTGGTCGAGGGCGCGCCTGCGTTGAGCGTTGACCCGAATAACTATACCTGGGAGAAAGTGAGCACCACCAACGTCGGAACGGACATCGGAATGCTGAAGGACAAGGTCCAGGTGTCGTTCGATTATTTTGTCCGGAATACGACCGGGATGTTGGGACCCACCCAACCCTTGCCCGCGGTATTGGGCACCTCCGCACCCATGCAGAATTCAGCCGACATGCGGACAAAGGGATGGGAGGGTGCGATCAGCTATAGGGATGTGTACAGGGTAGGCAACAAACCCCTGGGATTTGGCCTCAGGTTTACCCTGTCCGATTCCCGCTCCGTGATTACGAAATACGACAATCCCCAGGAACTCTTTTCCAACTATCGTCAGGGCGAACAGTTGGGCGAGCTTTGGGGCCTGACCAACATGGGCCTGTTCAAAAGCACCGACGAAATCGCCAAATTAGACGAGTCTGCCATCGTCCCCTGGGGTGCCTTGGCCATCGTTCCGGGATGGCCCAAATACAAGGACCTGGACGGCAACCAAAAAATCGAGGTGGGGCTTTCCGCAAAGGACCCCAAGGACCTGCGCATCATCGGGAACACCTCTCCTCGTTTTCTTTTCGGGTTTAATATCAATGCGGATTACAGGGGTTTTGACTTCTCCGCTTTTTTCCAGGGCGTAGGAAAGATGGACTGGTACCCGCATAATTATCTCTACTGGGGCCCCTTTCAACAACCTTATGCCGGGTTGTATAAATGGAACCTGAATTTTTACCGCGGTACCGCGGAATCCCCCGCCCAGCGGGCAGGGGACTCCAAGTCCTATATCGCGGCAGGACTGGCCGACCAAAACCTCAACTCAAAATATCCCGTTCTTGAATCGTGGCTTGCAGACAACAACTATGGCGCCGGTCTCGATATTCCACAGACGGGCTACCTGCTGAATGCCGCTTACCTGAGGGTAAAAAACGTTACCATTGGGTATACCCTCCCGGCTTCAATGACCAATAGCTATAAGATCAGCCGTTTGCGCTTCTATTTCTCTGGTGAAAACCTGTTTGAGTTTTCCAGGATCAAGCAATATGTGGATCCCGAAGCCGTCAATGCCACGAATGCGTTTGCCTATCCGTTCCAGAGGAAATATGCCCTGGGCCTAAATCTTGATTTCTAA
- a CDS encoding AraC family transcriptional regulator, with protein MKANLIPIGATETISIKKINEHHYSSPFHFHKICELNHVVSSCGKRIVGDNIDNFSDGDLVLMSPDLPHIWYNDPVILNNPPKTKLAKAVVVYFPINFLDKLTSDNLALIKTKKMMEKANRGLRFYGTTQKFVSKKLSTIAEKNGFERIIAFLEIIEALTESREYEQLASVGYAHNFNERDTERMTRVFKYLMQHFADPISLQEIADVANMTPPAFSTYFRKRTQKCFTTFLNEIRVGHACKLLEDPDLAILDICFSSGFQNATHFNKMFKQFIGRAPSEYRKFVVS; from the coding sequence ATGAAAGCCAATTTAATCCCCATAGGCGCAACAGAAACCATCTCCATCAAAAAGATCAATGAACACCATTATAGCTCCCCCTTCCATTTTCACAAAATTTGCGAACTGAATCATGTCGTCAGCAGTTGCGGCAAAAGGATCGTGGGGGATAATATCGACAACTTCTCCGACGGAGACCTCGTGCTGATGAGCCCGGATCTGCCGCATATATGGTATAATGATCCTGTTATTTTGAATAATCCGCCCAAGACTAAATTGGCCAAGGCCGTCGTCGTGTATTTCCCCATCAACTTTCTTGACAAGCTGACCTCCGACAACCTGGCCCTCATAAAGACGAAGAAAATGATGGAAAAAGCGAACAGGGGTCTTCGCTTTTATGGCACTACCCAGAAATTCGTGTCCAAAAAACTGAGCACCATCGCGGAAAAAAATGGGTTCGAAAGAATCATCGCCTTCCTGGAGATCATCGAGGCTCTTACCGAATCCCGGGAATACGAGCAGCTGGCAAGCGTCGGTTATGCCCACAATTTCAATGAAAGGGATACGGAAAGGATGACCAGGGTTTTCAAATACCTGATGCAACACTTTGCCGATCCCATCTCGCTACAGGAGATCGCGGACGTGGCCAATATGACGCCGCCAGCCTTTTCCACCTATTTCAGGAAACGGACGCAAAAATGCTTTACGACCTTTCTGAATGAGATCCGGGTCGGGCATGCCTGCAAGCTGCTGGAGGATCCGGACCTTGCTATTTTAGATATTTGTTTTTCGTCCGGGTTCCAGAATGCTACGCACTTCAACAAAATGTTCAAACAATTCATCGGGAGGGCTCCGAGCGAATACAGGAAGTTTGTGGTCAGTTAA
- a CDS encoding sugar porter family MFS transporter, with protein sequence MRNLHMMKINGELYIILVCMTAGLGGFLFGFDTAVISGAINFLRSQFQLSPVMEGWLMSSALTGCVAGAAIAGYLADRFGRKPVLLLSALLFILSAAGCAVASSPSFLVVARIVGGVGVGFAAMVAPMFISELAPARLRGRLVSLYQLAITMGILCSYLSNSWLLSYAAGHHTGGEGGVLYHYMVTEVWRGMLGSNMVPALLFFLFLLFVPESPRWLLSKGMRTAAERILFRINGPQGVSAELKAIDSDFLAMGKGRFSDLAGPAMRVALIIGLVLPFLSQLSGITTVMYYAPAIFEKAGLASGSAFGSAAVIGFFNMVFTFVAIWKVDKWGRKPLLIGGFIFLAVALLLIGWTFNTHSENASMLLPAFIFYIAIFAATLGPGVWVVLAEIYPTKIRGRAMSLGTLSLFLGSTFVTQTYPMLRESIGIGNVFMLYGLMMLPAVLFVKKLVPETKGKSLEQIEQYWEEREKTFMKKIVLILLLCCTCGAGSLYAQTNYRPHGSKNTNPSYFKKGTVSFVNSSHQDIAWMDSIGACEVWRDENMITPALALMKSNPDYCFSVEDALSLREYLARHPDRYDEILKYTKEGRLEWGGTYNMPYESMYDGEALIRETYLGRKWLKKMLPGCDFLSAWNDDVPGRAFQMPQILSKAGIKYLSISRHEPGIYRWYGPDSSSVLMYTPGQYDGSNQDIRTAKSDTARERAVLNHINSWTVYFKDNKFRPALPILIDGDWNRPNDYHTLFQDWNQKARSQGLPSLTYGTAASVFKALDAPHAVYEPLKGERPNVWLYIHGPTHERALTASRRANRTLVAAEIFSAVDATLNKDFSRYPQTELTSAWEKAIYPDHGWGGKHGDMTDLAFRTKFEEAYAISDKVLQGSLENIAQEIGFDQKGRALVIFNPLSKERTDKVEVSIKVYGQDTVSYKVIDATSGKEVPSQRIESRPAGGTDETITLCFVAEKVPSLGYKTYTLRPSHPSGVTVQAASSVYENKFYRIEFAPGGLKSIVDKALGTELLKTDKLLGGEIFQLQSVGNGAGEFSDVQPVTMEGFEKVSQYAPKWNCTESGPVRKTWELVQQTQFATIRETVTVYDSLKQIDFKADILGFSGERYREYRMAFPLNQTDSRVAYEVPMGVVEVGKDELKGAAGYSYGTQDYATLCSKVHPREVQDWFNASKDNASVTISSSVAVFDWIDPTDSNNRQTVLQPILLASRKSCHWQGNYYLQPGNHHFEFTLTSSAGDWKTSANVGKQQNQPLRPLVVDVAQPRSGLPSSYSFAGTNADNVLITTIKKSEDENSIVMRLVDMQGIKTDAKVDWFGPVTGVTKTNMIEEEDRPATKTVTGAELTITPYSIETIRIR encoded by the coding sequence GTGCGTAATCTACACATGATGAAAATAAACGGAGAGCTTTATATCATCCTGGTCTGCATGACCGCGGGGCTCGGAGGGTTCTTATTCGGTTTCGATACTGCGGTGATCTCGGGCGCCATCAATTTCCTGAGAAGCCAGTTCCAACTGTCGCCGGTGATGGAAGGGTGGCTGATGAGCTCCGCACTAACGGGCTGTGTGGCAGGGGCCGCTATCGCCGGCTACCTGGCAGACCGCTTCGGGCGAAAGCCGGTACTATTGCTGTCCGCCTTGCTGTTTATTCTTTCGGCGGCAGGTTGCGCAGTAGCGAGCTCGCCTTCCTTTCTCGTGGTGGCCAGGATCGTCGGTGGCGTGGGCGTAGGGTTCGCAGCTATGGTTGCCCCTATGTTCATCTCCGAGCTCGCGCCGGCGCGTTTGCGCGGGAGACTTGTCTCCCTCTACCAGTTGGCCATCACCATGGGCATCTTATGCTCCTACCTGTCCAATTCCTGGCTTTTATCCTATGCCGCTGGTCATCACACGGGCGGCGAAGGCGGAGTGTTATACCATTATATGGTCACCGAGGTTTGGCGGGGGATGCTGGGATCTAATATGGTGCCTGCGCTGTTGTTCTTCCTGTTCCTCTTATTCGTGCCGGAGAGTCCTAGATGGCTATTGTCAAAGGGGATGAGGACGGCGGCGGAACGTATCCTTTTTCGGATCAATGGACCGCAGGGCGTTTCGGCTGAGCTGAAGGCTATCGATAGCGATTTTCTGGCAATGGGAAAAGGCCGTTTTAGTGATCTTGCCGGTCCCGCTATGCGTGTCGCGCTTATCATCGGCCTTGTGCTTCCTTTTTTGAGCCAGCTATCGGGGATCACGACGGTGATGTATTATGCACCGGCGATCTTCGAGAAGGCGGGGCTGGCGTCCGGATCGGCTTTTGGCAGCGCGGCCGTCATCGGCTTTTTTAACATGGTTTTTACCTTCGTGGCTATCTGGAAAGTCGATAAATGGGGTCGCAAGCCGCTGCTGATCGGCGGATTTATCTTCCTGGCAGTAGCGCTGCTCCTCATCGGCTGGACATTCAATACCCATTCGGAGAACGCAAGTATGCTGTTGCCGGCTTTCATATTCTATATTGCGATTTTTGCCGCTACGCTGGGTCCCGGCGTATGGGTGGTGCTGGCCGAGATTTATCCAACGAAGATAAGGGGCCGGGCGATGTCGCTTGGCACCTTGTCCCTGTTCCTGGGGTCGACTTTTGTTACGCAGACTTATCCCATGCTGCGGGAATCGATCGGTATCGGGAACGTTTTCATGCTATATGGGTTGATGATGTTGCCTGCCGTCCTATTCGTAAAGAAGCTGGTGCCGGAGACAAAAGGGAAATCGTTGGAACAGATTGAACAATATTGGGAAGAAAGAGAAAAGACATTTATGAAAAAGATCGTTTTAATCTTATTGCTGTGCTGTACATGCGGCGCCGGTTCCCTGTACGCGCAAACCAATTACCGGCCCCACGGGTCAAAAAATACCAACCCTTCCTATTTTAAGAAAGGAACCGTCAGCTTTGTCAATTCAAGCCACCAGGACATTGCCTGGATGGATTCCATCGGCGCATGCGAGGTGTGGAGGGACGAGAACATGATCACGCCGGCATTGGCGCTGATGAAAAGCAATCCGGATTACTGCTTCAGCGTTGAAGACGCCCTGAGCCTGCGTGAGTATCTCGCCCGTCATCCCGACCGGTATGACGAGATCCTGAAATATACAAAGGAAGGCCGGTTGGAATGGGGTGGAACGTATAACATGCCTTATGAGTCCATGTATGACGGGGAAGCCCTCATCCGGGAGACCTATTTAGGAAGGAAATGGCTGAAGAAGATGTTGCCCGGCTGCGATTTCCTCTCCGCCTGGAACGATGACGTGCCAGGCAGGGCATTCCAGATGCCACAGATCCTGTCGAAGGCAGGTATAAAATATCTCTCTATTTCCAGGCATGAACCAGGTATCTACCGGTGGTATGGTCCGGACAGCAGCAGCGTCCTCATGTATACCCCCGGACAATATGACGGATCAAACCAGGATATCCGGACGGCAAAGAGCGATACAGCAAGGGAGCGGGCAGTGCTCAATCATATTAATAGCTGGACGGTCTATTTTAAGGATAATAAGTTCCGGCCGGCATTGCCGATCCTGATCGACGGGGACTGGAATAGGCCCAATGACTATCATACGCTCTTCCAGGACTGGAACCAAAAAGCAAGGAGCCAAGGGCTACCTTCCCTGACATACGGAACCGCGGCCAGCGTCTTCAAAGCGCTGGATGCGCCCCATGCTGTCTACGAACCGCTGAAGGGGGAACGGCCCAACGTCTGGCTGTACATCCATGGCCCGACCCACGAGCGGGCGTTGACGGCCTCCCGCAGAGCCAACCGGACGTTGGTCGCTGCGGAGATCTTTTCGGCAGTCGATGCGACCCTCAATAAAGATTTTTCCCGGTATCCCCAGACGGAGCTGACCTCAGCCTGGGAAAAAGCCATCTACCCGGATCACGGCTGGGGAGGCAAGCACGGGGACATGACGGATCTGGCATTCAGGACGAAATTCGAAGAGGCTTATGCGATTTCCGATAAAGTGTTGCAGGGCAGCCTGGAGAATATAGCGCAAGAGATCGGCTTTGATCAAAAAGGCCGGGCGCTGGTCATATTTAACCCTTTATCCAAAGAACGGACGGATAAGGTAGAGGTCAGCATCAAAGTGTATGGACAGGACACGGTGTCCTATAAAGTGATCGATGCCACCTCGGGTAAAGAAGTACCCAGCCAGCGGATCGAAAGCCGTCCGGCCGGAGGCACGGACGAGACGATTACCCTTTGTTTTGTGGCGGAAAAAGTGCCCTCTCTGGGGTATAAGACCTATACCCTGCGACCTTCGCATCCTTCTGGAGTAACGGTGCAAGCGGCATCCTCGGTGTATGAAAACAAGTTCTATAGGATCGAATTTGCACCGGGTGGGCTGAAAAGTATTGTCGACAAAGCCCTGGGAACCGAACTGCTGAAGACGGATAAATTGCTGGGCGGCGAGATATTCCAGCTACAGTCTGTCGGCAACGGCGCCGGCGAATTCTCGGATGTGCAACCGGTGACAATGGAAGGGTTTGAAAAAGTAAGCCAGTATGCGCCCAAATGGAATTGTACCGAATCCGGCCCCGTCCGGAAAACCTGGGAGCTGGTGCAGCAGACGCAATTTGCCACCATCAGGGAGACGGTAACTGTATACGATTCGTTGAAGCAGATAGATTTTAAAGCAGATATTCTTGGGTTTTCGGGCGAGCGCTACCGGGAATACAGGATGGCCTTTCCCCTGAATCAAACAGATTCCAGGGTCGCCTACGAAGTCCCGATGGGGGTGGTGGAAGTCGGCAAAGACGAGTTAAAAGGCGCGGCGGGTTATTCCTACGGCACGCAGGATTATGCAACGCTGTGCAGCAAGGTACATCCCCGGGAGGTCCAGGACTGGTTCAACGCCAGCAAAGACAATGCTTCGGTCACGATCAGCAGCTCCGTAGCCGTATTCGACTGGATCGACCCCACCGACAGTAACAACAGGCAAACCGTTCTGCAACCTATCCTGCTGGCCAGCCGGAAGAGCTGTCATTGGCAAGGCAACTATTATCTCCAGCCCGGCAACCACCATTTCGAGTTTACCCTGACCTCTTCGGCGGGGGATTGGAAAACCTCCGCAAACGTGGGTAAACAACAGAACCAGCCCTTGCGCCCCCTGGTGGTAGACGTGGCACAGCCCCGCAGCGGCCTTCCTTCGAGCTACAGTTTTGCCGGTACCAATGCGGACAATGTGCTGATCACGACGATTAAAAAATCCGAAGATGAAAACAGTATCGTCATGCGGCTGGTAGATATGCAGGGGATAAAGACGGACGCAAAGGTCGATTGGTTCGGCCCGGTCACTGGCGTTACAAAGACGAATATGATCGAAGAAGAGGACCGGCCCGCGACGAAGACGGTGACCGGTGCCGAGTTGACCATAACACCCTATTCGATTGAAACGATACGGATTCGATGA
- a CDS encoding metallophosphoesterase family protein codes for MERRSFVKSFPLAAVALGAAPAGKKKKPVLTVAHITDIHITKGDAPAKFKQCLEQVKQHKPDFFLNGGDSIMDASYDKVPREQVTELWSVWDECVQSTLQHYDMYACIGNHDTWWAAPSHEDDMYGKDYVVKRLGIPHRYYSFDKGGWHFIILDGNNKGISLDEEQMEWLSRDLDNLQAGTPTLVMSHYPILGVIPILEGGGHSDSKQLKTLFYKHRDKVKVCISGHEHLVDTALYNGVHYFCNGAVSGFWWGKGDEHSAGPYYYEETPPGYAILELYADGSVENRYYPMEY; via the coding sequence ATGGAAAGAAGATCATTTGTAAAATCGTTCCCCCTGGCTGCCGTGGCGCTGGGGGCCGCCCCCGCGGGAAAAAAGAAAAAGCCGGTCCTGACGGTAGCCCATATTACGGATATACACATCACCAAAGGAGATGCCCCCGCCAAATTCAAACAATGCCTGGAGCAAGTCAAACAGCACAAGCCGGACTTCTTCCTAAATGGAGGCGATTCCATCATGGATGCCTCCTATGATAAGGTACCCCGAGAGCAGGTCACCGAACTCTGGAGTGTATGGGACGAGTGCGTACAGTCCACCCTGCAGCACTATGACATGTATGCCTGTATCGGCAATCACGATACATGGTGGGCCGCTCCGTCCCATGAGGACGACATGTACGGGAAAGACTATGTCGTAAAACGCCTTGGTATCCCCCACCGGTACTACAGCTTTGACAAAGGGGGCTGGCACTTTATCATTCTGGATGGGAACAATAAAGGCATCTCTCTTGACGAAGAACAAATGGAGTGGTTGTCCAGGGACCTCGATAACCTGCAGGCGGGGACACCCACACTGGTGATGTCCCATTACCCCATCCTGGGCGTGATCCCCATACTGGAAGGAGGGGGACATTCCGATAGCAAGCAGTTGAAGACGTTGTTTTATAAGCATCGGGATAAGGTAAAGGTCTGTATCAGCGGACACGAGCATTTGGTGGACACCGCACTCTACAATGGGGTGCATTATTTTTGCAACGGGGCGGTGAGTGGATTCTGGTGGGGGAAAGGGGACGAACATTCCGCAGGCCCCTATTATTACGAAGAAACCCCGCCCGGTTATGCCATCCTGGAGTTATACGCCGACGGGTCGGTGGAGAACCGGTATTATCCGATGGAATATTAA
- a CDS encoding RagB/SusD family nutrient uptake outer membrane protein encodes MRRLMIYIAIAGIATGTASCNKDFLNRYPQTEISPSLFFKTEQDLSLYINGLLTLPGRGQYLASSEQSSDNMATTGAVEMKVIMTGTPTAQNITSGWSWSRLRDVNYFLDNCGTAKVDSTVLNHYKGLARFYRAMFYYGMVQRYSDVPWYSHTLTPDDTSLTKPRDPRALVMDSVMADLDFAAGHVNVSVPQGTPGAWAVKLFYARVALYEGTFRKYHAELNLAATATGFLQTAANVTKDIMANGGFSIYNTGNPSQDYATLFNSQDLTKNPEVILPYIYDVSLKVDGSNNGYLFGNYEQSPSRDLVETYLMKDGTRFTDQPGYKTFGFVQEFQGRDPRLSQTIVYPGWIQAPNTVPYVQVLSSGFTGYHQLKGYINSTDPNIIGGADYPSYRYAEALLIYAEAQAELGVITQSDLDISVNLLRARAGLPNMNLVLANGNPDPVLETAYPAVNGPDKGVLLEIRRERRVELAMEGFRFDDLMRWDAGKLLTNIPVGMYFPGPGNYDLTGDGVADICLIDNGQPIPSPPANNSLGVPLIYYQIGQFSDGTTVIPLQNGTGGGATVTDVTLRTFIDPKYYYRPIPASEVILNPNLVQIFGW; translated from the coding sequence ATGCGACGTCTGATGATTTATATAGCTATCGCAGGGATTGCCACGGGCACGGCTTCCTGTAATAAGGATTTCCTGAACCGCTACCCGCAAACCGAAATATCCCCCTCCCTGTTCTTTAAAACCGAGCAGGACCTATCCCTATACATCAATGGGCTTCTAACCCTCCCCGGGAGAGGGCAGTACCTGGCCTCATCGGAGCAAAGCAGCGACAATATGGCCACCACCGGGGCCGTGGAGATGAAGGTGATCATGACCGGAACGCCTACTGCCCAGAATATCACCAGCGGTTGGTCCTGGAGCCGTTTGAGGGATGTCAATTATTTCCTGGACAATTGTGGAACAGCCAAAGTGGATTCCACCGTATTGAACCATTATAAAGGGTTGGCAAGATTTTATAGGGCCATGTTTTATTACGGCATGGTTCAGCGGTATTCCGACGTGCCCTGGTATTCCCATACGCTCACCCCTGACGATACAAGCCTGACCAAACCCAGGGATCCCCGGGCCCTGGTGATGGACAGCGTCATGGCCGACCTGGATTTTGCCGCCGGCCACGTGAATGTGTCGGTGCCCCAGGGTACGCCCGGCGCGTGGGCTGTCAAGCTGTTCTATGCCAGGGTAGCCCTGTATGAGGGCACCTTCCGGAAATACCATGCCGAATTGAACCTGGCGGCTACTGCAACGGGCTTCCTGCAAACGGCGGCTAATGTCACCAAGGACATTATGGCCAACGGCGGATTCTCCATATACAATACCGGCAACCCAAGCCAGGACTATGCTACCTTGTTCAATAGCCAGGACCTTACGAAGAACCCGGAAGTGATACTGCCCTATATCTACGATGTGTCGTTGAAGGTAGACGGAAGCAATAACGGCTATTTGTTTGGGAATTATGAACAATCACCTTCCCGGGACCTCGTAGAGACCTATCTCATGAAAGACGGAACAAGGTTTACGGACCAGCCGGGCTATAAAACCTTTGGCTTCGTACAAGAGTTCCAGGGAAGGGATCCCCGGCTTTCCCAGACGATCGTTTACCCTGGTTGGATACAGGCGCCCAACACCGTGCCGTACGTACAGGTATTGAGCAGCGGTTTTACGGGGTATCACCAGTTGAAAGGATATATCAACAGCACGGACCCGAATATCATAGGCGGCGCCGATTATCCCTCCTACCGTTATGCCGAGGCCCTGTTGATCTATGCGGAAGCGCAGGCCGAATTGGGGGTGATCACGCAAAGCGACCTGGACATCTCTGTAAACCTTTTGAGGGCGAGAGCCGGTTTGCCCAATATGAACCTGGTGCTGGCCAATGGAAACCCCGATCCGGTATTGGAGACCGCCTATCCCGCGGTTAACGGGCCGGATAAGGGCGTTCTGCTGGAGATCCGCAGGGAAAGAAGGGTGGAACTGGCCATGGAAGGTTTCCGGTTTGATGACCTCATGCGTTGGGACGCCGGTAAATTATTGACCAATATTCCGGTGGGCATGTATTTTCCCGGTCCGGGCAATTACGATCTCACGGGCGACGGGGTAGCGGATATCTGCCTGATCGATAACGGTCAGCCTATTCCCAGTCCCCCAGCCAACAATTCGCTGGGCGTGCCCTTGATCTATTACCAAATAGGGCAGTTCAGCGACGGCACGACCGTTATCCCTTTGCAAAACGGTACTGGCGGTGGCGCCACCGTTACTGACGTGACGCTCAGGACGTTTATCGACCCTAAATACTATTACCGGCCCATACCGGCCTCCGAGGTCATTTTAAACCCGAATCTGGTGCAGATTTTTGGATGGTAA